Proteins encoded together in one Chitinophaga varians window:
- a CDS encoding rhomboid family intramembrane serine protease, with protein MHALEKEKMPRLSLGEGRNMVTQLVVVNLTIFIFLLFAKVIYTMEIGKEGDALFYKNILNWLRMPADPARLLARPWTLLSSLFTHVEVLQIFTNMVWLWCFGTFLQHIAGYQRILPMYLFGGLTGNIFYLLGVQAIPGLHTLLPDAAVMGSSPGIMAMAAGATLISPRYRIFPLLGGGLPLWIITLVYVGLSVGTSISSPGGIAYLVQLSGGALAGLMFMYSWKKGHDWGAGFNHLLFKLTHAFHPASQQIDPNHPKSAAKIIARLESQPFRKIGQVPEQRLNEILDKINEMGLDSLSPEERETLLRASDN; from the coding sequence ATGCATGCGTTGGAAAAAGAGAAAATGCCTCGTCTATCCCTTGGGGAGGGGCGGAATATGGTCACTCAATTAGTGGTTGTCAACTTAACGATTTTTATATTCCTCCTTTTTGCCAAGGTGATCTATACCATGGAAATAGGAAAGGAAGGGGACGCCCTTTTCTATAAAAATATTCTGAACTGGCTGCGAATGCCTGCTGATCCGGCCCGACTGCTGGCGCGCCCGTGGACATTGCTCTCGTCCCTCTTCACCCATGTAGAAGTGCTTCAGATATTCACCAATATGGTGTGGCTGTGGTGTTTTGGCACCTTCCTGCAGCATATTGCCGGTTATCAGCGGATACTTCCCATGTACCTGTTTGGAGGCCTGACGGGCAATATATTTTACCTTCTTGGCGTTCAGGCCATTCCCGGCCTGCATACCCTGCTGCCCGATGCTGCCGTGATGGGCTCCTCCCCCGGCATTATGGCCATGGCAGCCGGCGCCACGCTGATTTCCCCGCGTTATCGCATCTTCCCGTTACTGGGCGGCGGCCTGCCCCTTTGGATCATTACCCTCGTATATGTAGGCCTGTCTGTTGGCACCAGCATATCCAGCCCGGGCGGCATCGCTTATCTGGTGCAGTTGTCCGGCGGCGCTTTAGCAGGACTGATGTTCATGTACAGCTGGAAAAAAGGGCACGACTGGGGCGCAGGTTTCAACCACCTGTTGTTTAAACTGACCCACGCTTTCCATCCGGCTTCGCAGCAGATAGACCCGAACCATCCGAAAAGTGCTGCTAAAATCATCGCCCGACTGGAAAGCCAGCCATTTCGCAAGATTGGCCAGGTGCCGGAACAACGGCTCAATGAGATTCTTGATAAGATCAATGAAATGGGGCTCGACTCCTTATCCCCCGAAGAGCGGGAAACATTGTTGCGCGCCAGTGACAACTAG
- a CDS encoding TlpA family protein disulfide reductase — MRKIFFLLLTALSIQLHLHAQGYQLSIRLKNYTSGKLFLANYMGRTTYLTDSAEVNPAGEAVLKGKTPLYPGIYLIVLPGKQRYVETLIDKQQFFSVAIDTADLVGKTVYKGSPDNELFLAYNRFLYQQESLTRNIAEQLKTAKTAADSAKVYPLQQELGKKLQEYRHEFITQHPDAILSAIFKAMKEPEIPQKPENEDSTFAYRYFKGHYWDEVELSTDRLVRTPVLEAKLKKYFSQLVVNMPDSIIADCDALIARTRKSKEAFKYVLWWLTYNYESSPYMGMDAVFVHLVEKYYVPGEAFWLNDEQLNKIVNRAYTLAPNLIGQRAAPLELKDTASKPVSLYKTKAKYTVLVFWDPTCGHCKTEVPRLDSAFNASWKSKGVAMIGIKTEGTREEWLSFIREHRLSGWVHALDPDNSTNYRRLYDVYSTPVVYLLDENKKIVAKRLAVEQLNDFLERSGPKGTAAKL, encoded by the coding sequence ATGCGTAAGATATTTTTCCTGCTTCTGACAGCACTCTCTATCCAGCTGCACCTGCACGCGCAGGGCTATCAGCTCTCTATCCGGCTGAAGAATTATACCAGCGGAAAATTGTTTCTGGCCAACTATATGGGACGGACCACCTACCTGACTGACTCGGCAGAGGTAAACCCGGCAGGAGAAGCCGTCCTGAAAGGGAAAACACCGTTGTATCCCGGTATCTACCTGATCGTGCTGCCCGGCAAACAACGATATGTGGAAACGCTCATCGATAAACAGCAGTTTTTCAGCGTCGCCATTGATACGGCCGACCTGGTCGGGAAAACCGTCTATAAAGGCTCTCCGGACAATGAGCTGTTTTTGGCCTACAACCGGTTTTTGTACCAGCAGGAATCACTCACCCGTAATATTGCCGAGCAGCTGAAAACAGCTAAAACGGCTGCAGACTCCGCTAAAGTGTATCCGCTGCAGCAGGAACTGGGGAAAAAATTGCAGGAATACCGGCATGAATTCATCACCCAACACCCGGATGCAATACTGTCGGCCATTTTCAAGGCCATGAAAGAGCCGGAAATTCCTCAAAAGCCGGAAAACGAAGACTCCACCTTTGCCTATCGCTACTTCAAAGGGCATTATTGGGACGAGGTAGAGCTGTCAACAGACCGGCTGGTGAGAACGCCGGTGCTGGAAGCCAAGCTGAAGAAGTATTTTTCCCAGCTGGTGGTGAATATGCCAGATTCTATAATTGCGGACTGTGACGCGCTCATTGCCCGCACACGTAAGAGCAAGGAGGCGTTCAAATATGTGCTGTGGTGGCTCACCTATAATTATGAAAGCTCTCCATATATGGGCATGGATGCGGTATTTGTGCATTTGGTGGAGAAATACTATGTACCAGGAGAAGCTTTCTGGCTGAATGATGAGCAGCTCAATAAAATTGTGAACCGTGCTTATACGCTGGCGCCTAATCTTATCGGTCAGCGGGCGGCGCCGCTGGAATTGAAAGATACCGCTTCGAAACCCGTCTCCCTTTATAAAACAAAAGCGAAGTATACCGTGCTGGTATTCTGGGACCCTACCTGCGGGCACTGTAAAACGGAAGTTCCCCGCTTGGACTCTGCCTTCAATGCCAGCTGGAAAAGTAAGGGAGTGGCCATGATCGGTATCAAAACCGAAGGTACCCGTGAGGAATGGTTGTCTTTTATCAGGGAGCATCGCCTTTCCGGATGGGTACATGCGCTTGACCCGGACAACTCCACCAATTACCGCCGGCTATACGACGTATATAGTACACCGGTAGTGTACCTGTTGGACGAAAACAAAAAAATTGTGGCCAAACGTCTCGCTGTAGAGCAACTGAATGATTTTCTGGAGCGTTCGGGGCCAAAAGGCACGGCTGCGAAGTTGTAG
- a CDS encoding porin family protein: protein MTKKMIFLSFAAMSLSLAAMSQARVGVKGGWNLSNITTSNDGSTKDAKSLSGFNVGVIADLPLVPRILSFQPGVFYTTKGTKSEIGDKNNVTITSPYAKYTQNPSYIEVPLNFVAKLPVGEHASLFAGIGPYFAFGVAGKNKYEVTTVAGTTSGSSSIKWDDDTPFTDDPNRGRDKWKRFDWGGNIQVGAEVSNFLISAQYGIGFAKVYSGQDNSTDNKDKNRVFSVSVGYLFGGR from the coding sequence ATGACCAAGAAGATGATTTTCCTGTCCTTTGCAGCGATGTCTTTATCATTGGCCGCAATGTCGCAAGCCCGTGTAGGCGTTAAAGGTGGATGGAACCTTTCTAATATCACTACCAGCAATGACGGTAGTACGAAAGACGCAAAGAGTTTGTCTGGCTTCAATGTCGGTGTCATAGCGGATTTACCGCTGGTGCCCCGTATTTTGTCTTTCCAGCCGGGTGTGTTTTACACCACCAAGGGGACAAAATCCGAAATAGGAGACAAGAACAACGTTACTATTACCAGTCCTTACGCTAAGTACACCCAGAATCCATCTTACATAGAAGTGCCTTTGAACTTTGTTGCCAAACTGCCGGTAGGTGAGCACGCCAGCCTGTTTGCCGGTATAGGCCCGTATTTTGCATTTGGGGTAGCGGGTAAGAACAAATATGAGGTAACGACCGTAGCAGGTACTACCAGTGGTTCTTCCAGCATTAAATGGGACGATGACACCCCATTTACAGATGACCCCAACCGTGGCCGTGATAAGTGGAAACGGTTTGACTGGGGCGGTAATATCCAGGTGGGCGCCGAAGTCAGCAATTTCCTGATCAGTGCCCAATACGGTATCGGTTTCGCTAAAGTGTACTCCGGACAGGATAACAGCACAGACAACAAAGACAAGAACCGTGTATTCAGTGTTTCTGTCGGTTATCTCTTTGGCGGCAGATAA
- a CDS encoding rhomboid family intramembrane serine protease has product MNDLFALHYWGSPGFRPHQFITHLFMHSTSDPWHLLMNMFTLWMFGSTLENRWGSKRFLIFYIICGIGASLCYMGVLTYENMTLAKYANAFLNDPTFNNFVALDRKFHLDNANVSMQDMKEAIAQGNQFAIDMARIYVKQYMLNYSNSIVVGASGAVYGILFAFGYLFPNAIIFLYFFPVKAKYFVAFMILTEVWAGIQNAPDDNVAHFAHLGGALFAYLLLRGWNKRHRSDFY; this is encoded by the coding sequence ATGAACGACCTTTTTGCCCTTCATTACTGGGGGTCACCGGGATTCCGGCCTCATCAGTTCATTACCCACCTGTTCATGCACTCTACCAGTGATCCCTGGCATCTGCTCATGAACATGTTCACCCTCTGGATGTTTGGTTCCACGCTGGAAAACCGGTGGGGCTCCAAACGTTTCCTTATCTTCTACATCATCTGCGGTATTGGCGCATCGTTGTGTTACATGGGCGTGCTCACCTATGAAAACATGACACTGGCCAAATATGCCAACGCTTTCCTGAACGATCCTACCTTCAACAATTTCGTGGCGCTGGACCGCAAGTTCCATCTGGACAATGCCAATGTGAGCATGCAGGACATGAAGGAAGCCATTGCGCAGGGCAACCAGTTTGCCATCGACATGGCCAGGATCTATGTGAAACAATACATGCTCAACTATAGCAACAGCATCGTGGTAGGCGCTTCCGGCGCAGTATACGGTATCCTGTTCGCCTTTGGTTACCTGTTCCCCAATGCTATCATCTTCCTGTATTTCTTCCCGGTAAAAGCCAAATACTTTGTGGCTTTTATGATCCTGACAGAAGTCTGGGCCGGTATACAAAACGCGCCGGACGATAACGTGGCACACTTCGCCCACCTGGGCGGCGCACTTTTTGCGTACCTGCTGCTCAGAGGCTGGAATAAAAGGCACCGATCGGATTTTTATTGA
- the rlmD gene encoding 23S rRNA (uracil(1939)-C(5))-methyltransferase RlmD, translating into MRKKNVVIEKVPVSGYAAEGKALARQDGKVIFIEGGVMPGDIVDVRLSKNKKDWAEGKAIHIHSYSDKRITPFCQHFGTCGGCKWQMMPYSLQLEYKQQQVADHLQRIGKLVLPPMSPILGSAHTEHYRNKLEFTFSNKAYLTNEEIRALNGEEKPARPALGFHVPKLFDKVLDINTCYLMQEPVNLIRNTIREYAIQHELSFYDIRLQEGWLRNLVVRLCTTGEIMVNLVIHHEDKENRVALLDHLLKTVPAITTLLYTINPKKNDSIFDLDPKVYFGKGYAEEKLEDFVFKIGPKSFFQTNTYQGEVLYKVTRDFAGLTGSEIVYDLYCGTGSIGIFVSRQARKVVGIELIKEAIDDARENAARNQVNNAEFFAGDVVDICDDAFFAHHGQPDVIITDPPRAGMHEKLVNKLLEIAAPKIVYVSCNPATQARDLALLDALYTVEKVQPVDMFPHTHHIENVVLLKKRVNNQQ; encoded by the coding sequence GTGAGGAAAAAAAACGTAGTAATAGAAAAAGTACCTGTATCCGGCTATGCCGCAGAAGGTAAAGCCCTGGCAAGGCAAGACGGTAAAGTTATCTTTATTGAAGGCGGCGTAATGCCCGGCGATATTGTGGACGTACGACTGTCCAAAAATAAAAAAGACTGGGCGGAAGGCAAAGCCATTCATATACATAGTTACTCCGACAAGCGCATCACACCGTTCTGCCAGCATTTTGGCACCTGTGGCGGCTGTAAATGGCAGATGATGCCCTACAGCCTGCAACTGGAATACAAACAGCAACAGGTGGCAGACCATCTGCAGCGTATCGGCAAGCTGGTGCTTCCTCCCATGAGCCCGATCCTTGGCTCGGCCCATACGGAGCACTACCGCAACAAGCTGGAGTTTACCTTCAGCAACAAAGCCTACCTCACCAATGAGGAGATACGCGCCCTCAACGGCGAAGAGAAACCGGCCCGCCCTGCGCTGGGCTTTCATGTGCCCAAGCTGTTCGACAAGGTGCTTGATATTAACACCTGCTACCTGATGCAGGAGCCGGTGAACCTTATCCGGAACACCATCCGGGAGTATGCGATACAACATGAACTGTCTTTTTATGATATCCGCCTGCAGGAAGGCTGGCTGCGCAATCTGGTCGTACGTTTGTGTACCACCGGAGAGATCATGGTCAACCTGGTGATTCATCATGAAGACAAGGAAAACAGGGTAGCCCTGCTGGACCATCTGTTGAAAACAGTTCCGGCTATCACTACCTTGTTGTATACCATCAACCCAAAGAAAAATGATTCCATTTTCGACCTGGACCCCAAAGTTTATTTTGGGAAAGGTTATGCGGAAGAAAAGCTGGAGGATTTTGTTTTCAAAATCGGCCCGAAATCTTTCTTCCAGACAAACACCTATCAGGGAGAAGTGTTATATAAAGTTACCCGCGACTTTGCGGGATTGACCGGTTCGGAAATTGTGTATGATCTGTATTGCGGAACTGGCAGTATTGGTATTTTTGTATCCCGGCAGGCCCGGAAAGTGGTAGGCATCGAGCTGATCAAAGAAGCGATCGATGATGCCCGCGAAAATGCCGCCCGGAACCAGGTCAACAATGCCGAATTTTTTGCCGGCGATGTGGTGGATATCTGTGATGACGCGTTTTTTGCGCACCACGGACAACCGGATGTGATTATCACGGACCCTCCACGGGCAGGCATGCACGAAAAGCTGGTCAACAAACTGCTGGAAATTGCTGCCCCAAAAATCGTATATGTAAGCTGTAACCCGGCTACACAAGCCAGAGACCTGGCATTGCTGGATGCGCTGTACACGGTGGAAAAGGTACAACCCGTAGATATGTTTCCGCATACGCACCACATCGAAAATGTGGTGTTACTGAAGAAAAGAGTAAATAATCAGCAATAA
- a CDS encoding porin family protein, whose protein sequence is MKKVFLAAIALLIAGVTFGQTKWGIVAGPQFSSVTTKASAFGTTSKETSKLLTGLRAGVTVDIPLGDDFYVGTGLLYSGKGGKFKNTDMKVSLGYLQLPINFMFKPEVGSGNLVLAIGPYIAYGVGGKYKDIPLVGERKAFDDEAGLMKLKRFDAGGNIQIGYEIPAGLYFGLNADLGMVNALDNTNNDAKFKNTSFGVSVGYKFSGR, encoded by the coding sequence ATGAAAAAGGTATTCTTAGCTGCGATCGCCTTATTAATCGCAGGTGTTACATTCGGTCAGACAAAGTGGGGCATTGTAGCAGGCCCTCAGTTTTCCAGTGTAACCACCAAAGCATCTGCTTTTGGTACTACCTCCAAGGAAACCAGCAAGCTCCTGACAGGACTGAGAGCTGGCGTAACCGTTGATATTCCTTTAGGGGATGATTTCTACGTAGGAACAGGTTTATTGTATTCCGGCAAAGGCGGTAAATTCAAAAACACTGATATGAAAGTGTCACTGGGTTATCTGCAGCTTCCGATCAACTTCATGTTCAAACCTGAAGTAGGTAGCGGTAACCTGGTACTGGCAATTGGCCCGTACATCGCATATGGCGTTGGCGGTAAATACAAGGATATTCCACTCGTTGGCGAAAGAAAAGCTTTTGATGACGAAGCCGGCCTGATGAAACTGAAACGTTTTGATGCTGGTGGTAACATCCAGATTGGTTACGAAATTCCTGCAGGTTTATACTTTGGCCTGAATGCGGACCTGGGCATGGTGAACGCATTGGACAACACCAACAACGACGCGAAGTTTAAAAATACTTCCTTTGGTGTGTCAGTAGGTTACAAATTCAGCGGCCGTTAA